In Antechinus flavipes isolate AdamAnt ecotype Samford, QLD, Australia chromosome 3, AdamAnt_v2, whole genome shotgun sequence, a genomic segment contains:
- the LOC127557032 gene encoding gamma-crystallin D: MKIPSLSTLGLFCVVLADAATDRLYIYKRSPLSHRALHPNQPNMGKIIFFEDRGFQGRCYECSSDHANLQSYFSRCNSIRVDSGCWMIYERTNYSGHQYYLRRGEYPDYQEWMGFNDSIRSCRIIPYTGSHRMRLYEREDYKGQMMELTDDCSCVHDRFHLNEIYSLNVLDGCWILYEMPNYRGRQFLLRPGEYRRYLDWGAMNAKVGSLRRVIDMY; encoded by the exons atgaaaatccCCTCCCTATCCACACTGGGCCTCTTTTGTGTTGTTCTTGCCGATGCAGCAACAGACCGGCTCTATATATACAAGCGGTCACCGCTGTCACACAGAGCTCTGCATCCTAACCAGCCAAACATGGGAAAG ATCATCTTCTTTGAGGACCGGGGTTTCCAGGGTCGCTGCTATGAATGTAGCAGTGACCACGCTAACCTGCAGTCCTACTTCAGCCGCTGCAACTCCATCCGGGTGGACAGTGGCTGCTGGATGATTTATGAGCGCACCAATTATTCTGGGCACCAGTATTACCTGAGAAGAGGAGAGTATCCAGACTACCAGGAATGGATGGGCTTCAATGACTCTATTAGGTCCTGCCGAATAATCCCTTAT ACTGGCTCCCACAGGATGAGATTGTACGAGAGAGAAGACTACAAAGGTCAAATGATGGAGCTCACTGATGACTGCTCTTGTGTCCATGATCGCTTCCATCTGAATGAAATATACTCTCTTAATGTCTTGGATGGCTGCTGGATCCTCTATGAGATGCCCAACTATAGAGGAAGACAGTTCCTGTTGAGACCTGGCGAGTATAGGAGATACTTGGACTGGGGAGCCATGAACGCCAAAGTGGGCTCTCTGAGAAGAGTCATAGATATGTACTAA